The sequence below is a genomic window from Daphnia pulicaria isolate SC F1-1A chromosome 6, SC_F0-13Bv2, whole genome shotgun sequence.
CTTAATTCAATAATGTACTACTGATTTGTGGAATCCAATCTCGCgcatgaagaaaaagacaaggCGCTCTATAGTCAAGATATTAAGGATTTCATTAGCTCGCCCAtaaaattctttgattttttttcttttctttttctccattgATTGGATTGTCAATTTTCTACTAATGAGCGGATCAAATGAAGCCACATATACATTAGTTGATCTGATGTCAAGTTGGCAACCAATCAGAAGATTTGAGTGGTCACGTGACATCGTTGACAACCAAACAAGCAGACGAAGCCAGAAATATTATGAATCACTTGAAATCGCTACTATTTCGCAATTGGGaaaaagcagcagcaaagtAACAACAGTTTCGTCAGTAATCAGAAGTTGTCGAGTCCTTTTACTAGCGAAAAGCATTAATTAGCCAGAACAGATAAATCAGAGACTGTAAGATTGTCAAGTGTTTCTGTCAAGAAAAATATCGTTACGCTTGGTTGAGCTATACCTATTCGTTTTCTAAACAATGGATTTTTTCGCGAAAAAGCCAACCATGAAAGGTAAGGACTGCCCATTGCCTATTGATTTTCAGAATTCTACAATGTACTTggatcaaataaataatcaaaatttgaCGTTGTTCCTTTGTTCATGTAGAGCAAATGCGGGATACAGATAGACAGCTGAGGAAAACAGGGAGAGAGATAGACAGAGACAGAAGAGAACtggagaaggaagaaaagaagctgGTATGAGAGCTACAAAAAAGTATTCTGAATCAGAATTccatcattttattatttaggaGATGGAGATAAAAAACGCAGCAAAGACAGGCAATAAGCAAGCTTGCACTGTACTTGCCAAACAACTGGTTCAAATTCGTAAACAGAAAGAAAGGACATATGCTGCCAACAGCAAGGTGTGTTTGATACTCTACTACCATATATTTCCTGGCTGCTATTAAGAAATCCTCAACTTATCTTTCGTAGATTACTTCAATAAATTCTCAAACAAAAGTAATGGGAGCCAACGTGAAGTTGGCTGGGGCCATGACCACTGCAACTCAAAGTATGATGGCAATGAACAAAACCATGAAGCCTGAACAGCTGAGTCGCACAATGCAAGAATTTGGAAAGGCTTCCACCCACATGGAAATGAGCGAAGAGATGATGAGTGATGCCTTGGAtgatattttaaatgaaagtggggacgaagaagaaggagactcAATTGTTCAGCAAGTTTTAGACGAAATCGGTATCGACATTTCCTCAAAGGTAATGTCATATTCGACAAAGTATTATGTTTATTATTCCTACCTTGATTACTGACGTATCATCTCACAGGTTTCCAAAGCCCCGTCTGCTCCGTCCAAGTTGGGTGCCTCATCAGCTGCCGACAGCGAGTTCGCAGAGTTGGAAAAGCAATTGGCTAAACTGAAGAGCTAGTTATTTGTTCGCAAGGTTGAACGATCTAACTATTTGAAAAACCTGTCGTGTTAAATTCTTTCTCGAATTCGATTCTTACTAATATTAATATCCACTACTAATAGTTTTTGTTCACAGAAATACCGGAAAATAAATGAGCAAAAGCCTTGCAATTCAACTTCAACTTATATTTGTGATTGTACCATAACTTTCGTCACTATAGAAATGTTGATACTACccatcaatgtttttttttcgactgtCAACAAATACGTCTTGCTGCACACGCGCATTTCCAAATAATTGCAAACTTtgacaacaattttcaattacagCATCATCATGGGCGATTATTCGATCGTCACATACACATTCACCTAACTGAATTATATAAGAGCATATATATCATCAAATCGTGACGTACGCGAGAGCGGgggaaattatttattattattattttttttttgtgtttactttttatttttcaggagGAGGGAAGGTTTTCGGGGCATTTTTTTGGCACTTTCACACTTGTGTGCAGAATGTACAAAAGAGAACTCGTCGTCACGGTCATTGCAAAAACCCAAAACATATTGCAcacggtagtagtagtacacgATTGTCGacgagtttattttaaaacaaaacggcctttttgaaatgtttttcacgCGCGCAGCACTTGGGTTCACTCACACCAATAATTCATTGCACGCCACTTtttcaaactgatttttctttaGTCGTCACGTTTGTTTAGAGATGAGCTGAAATCCGACGTATACACATTCAAACGTGATGCTGGGCGCGGGCATTTTTTCTCCAATAGATGTGAAATGTTGTCGTAAGAATTGTTGAAGTAACTATTATATATAAGAAAGAGACAgagcgaaaataaaaattcaagatgagagaaagagagagagagagaaagaaaagtcagAGAGGGAAGCggatgaaagagagagatacaGAACCGAGGTGTACACACTGGCTTGCTTGAAGCGTTGACAAATAGATCGACCAGCGGCACACATGGGCAgcgacacattttttttttttaatttttaattttctttttttgttattaacaaaacaaaatatctcgagcaaatttgtttttcttttagtagGTTTTTGGCCATGCCAcaagtttttgaaaattttcttgagtctaTTTATATAGATTGTATTCCAGTCGgaatatttgtgtgtgtgtgtttcatttcatttaattaGGAGATCGACGTCATCAGACGTTATCGCCGACGTCGATCGAGAGCGGAGGCAGACTCGTGTAGAGTTGagccggcggcggcggcgacgggATGTCGGACGGGAGCGACATCGACGGACGCGACGACATGGTGTcgaacggcggcggcggtgcgAACGGCCGCCGCTCGTAGTTGATGCTGGGCGGCCTCCGCCGCTGCCTTCGATGGCACACGATACACAAAGTCATGAGCAGAGTCAAAGCACAGGCGCCCAGTGTCAACATCAGGAGCACCGGAGAAGATTCTTCGCCGCCCACCATAGCGGCACCTTTTACATATGTCAGAAATGGAAGCGTTATTGATTGATCCATCGATGGAATTTG
It includes:
- the LOC124344043 gene encoding charged multivesicular body protein 2b-B-like, which encodes MDFFAKKPTMKEQMRDTDRQLRKTGREIDRDRRELEKEEKKLEMEIKNAAKTGNKQACTVLAKQLVQIRKQKERTYAANSKITSINSQTKVMGANVKLAGAMTTATQSMMAMNKTMKPEQLSRTMQEFGKASTHMEMSEEMMSDALDDILNESGDEEEGDSIVQQVLDEIGIDISSKVSKAPSAPSKLGASSAADSEFAELEKQLAKLKS